In Halofilum ochraceum, a single genomic region encodes these proteins:
- a CDS encoding amidase — MAKANGQPRSAVMIAAEVRAGTLRPSALVKRALARMTEIAGLNAFVLVDHEGARSAGVDSDARAAAGHAGPLEGVPIAIKDFTPTRGHLTTRGSWSTGDHVPDADPVIVRRLKAAGAVIIGKTTTPEFAYSSYTHSPRWGVTRNPHDPQRTPGGSSGGSACAVATGCVPLAEGTDMGGSVRIPAALSGVVGLKPSLGRIPMDILPTVFDNISHFGPLASCVDDAALFLSVTQGPDDADIQSQPHPEPIEVPVQPAVEGLRFALSTDLGYYAVDPEVAARVEAAAEALERRGAHVERVDPPWSRKINDTWLEIWGVTLAAAWGESLPAFRDRMDPNVVALIEGARDMRAIDFKRIENYRTQLWRELRAILAGHDALLTPTCANVAPGLDTADKDFEVDLPDGRFAGLDMCCPFNLVPQCPAISVPIGTAHGLPVGLQIVGQRFADQQVLQIAKAVELDHGPAVLDAGNPVLSRTY; from the coding sequence ATGGCCAAAGCGAACGGGCAGCCGCGCAGCGCGGTGATGATTGCCGCTGAGGTACGCGCGGGTACGCTACGGCCCTCGGCACTGGTCAAACGCGCGCTTGCCCGCATGACCGAGATCGCCGGGCTCAATGCCTTTGTGCTCGTGGATCACGAAGGCGCCCGCTCTGCCGGGGTCGATTCGGATGCCCGTGCGGCGGCGGGTCATGCCGGCCCCCTCGAAGGTGTCCCCATCGCGATCAAGGACTTCACCCCGACCCGCGGGCACCTGACCACGCGGGGGTCCTGGAGCACGGGCGATCACGTTCCCGATGCCGACCCGGTCATCGTCCGGCGTCTGAAGGCGGCGGGCGCGGTCATCATCGGTAAAACGACCACACCCGAGTTCGCTTACTCCAGTTACACGCACAGTCCGCGCTGGGGCGTCACGCGCAATCCGCATGATCCGCAGCGCACGCCGGGCGGCTCCTCCGGCGGCTCCGCCTGCGCCGTCGCCACCGGTTGCGTGCCGCTGGCGGAGGGGACGGATATGGGCGGTTCCGTGCGGATTCCCGCGGCGCTGTCCGGCGTAGTCGGGTTGAAACCGAGCCTGGGCCGGATCCCGATGGACATCCTCCCGACCGTGTTCGACAACATCTCGCATTTCGGGCCGCTGGCCAGCTGTGTCGATGATGCCGCGTTGTTCCTCTCGGTCACCCAGGGCCCCGACGACGCCGACATCCAGTCGCAGCCGCATCCCGAGCCGATAGAAGTCCCCGTTCAGCCCGCCGTCGAAGGACTGCGCTTCGCCCTGTCGACCGATCTCGGCTACTACGCCGTCGATCCCGAAGTCGCCGCGCGCGTCGAGGCGGCCGCGGAAGCCCTCGAGCGGCGCGGTGCGCATGTCGAGCGCGTCGACCCGCCCTGGTCGCGGAAGATCAACGACACTTGGCTGGAGATCTGGGGCGTCACGCTCGCCGCCGCCTGGGGGGAAAGTCTGCCCGCGTTTCGTGACCGGATGGACCCCAATGTGGTCGCCTTGATCGAAGGCGCGCGCGACATGCGCGCCATCGACTTCAAGCGGATCGAGAACTACCGCACCCAGCTCTGGCGCGAACTGCGCGCGATCCTCGCTGGACATGATGCGTTGCTCACGCCCACCTGCGCGAACGTCGCCCCCGGCCTCGACACCGCCGACAAGGATTTCGAAGTCGATCTCCCCGATGGCCGCTTCGCCGGCCTGGACATGTGCTGCCCGTTCAATCTCGTTCCGCAGTGTCCGGCGATCTCCGTCCCGATCGGGACTGCGCACGGCCTGCCGGTGGGGCTGCAGATCGTCGGCCAGCGTTTCGCCGACCAGCAGGTGCTGCAGATCGCAAAGGCCGTCGAGCTGGACCACGGCCCGGCCGTGCTCGACGCCGGCAACCCGGTGCTCAGCCGCACGTACTGA